The following is a genomic window from Deinococcus sp. Leaf326.
GGCGAAGTCCACCTCACCAGCTTCGACGGCTTCCAGGCTGGCTTTAGGAACAGCAGCGCGGCGGTCGTGATCTGCCCGAAGCGTGCCGCAACCTTGACTGAGTTGGGGCAGCCTGACCGCTACACTCTTCAGATGACAGATAGTAAGGCGGAAGTCGTTAAGGCTGGGGCTGCATCAAAAACAGCTACGAATAATACCCAGAATGAAGAGCCCTTGGACTGTTTCGTCATTATGCCTATTAGTGACCAACAGGGGTACTCCCCCGGACACTTCACGCATGTATATAGGGACATTATCAAACCCGCGTGTCTAGCAGCCAACCTAAGACCACGCAGAGCCGATGAGAACGCAGGCACTAACATAATACAGCACGAAATACTTATCGAATTGCTTAGTGCACCTATCGCTATATGCGATCTGAGTAGCAGAAATCCAAACGTCATGTTTGAATTAGGGCTTAGGCAAGCATTTGATAAGCCAGTCATACTCATACAAGATGAATTGACACCTCAAATATTCGATATCTCTATGCTCAGATATACAACATACAGAAGCAATCGTCTTTACAATGAAGTAGTAGAGGATCAGAAGAAAATCGCAGATGCTATTAGATCAACCATCAAAGATTCTAAATCCAATAAATCAGTCAATTCACTTATAAAACTTTTGTCAATCAATAAAGCTGTTTTAGAAGCTCCTTCAGATGATGATGTAGAGAAGTTTGCATTAAAGTCTATGCAGCTACAACTAGATAGAATATCTGCTGATATCAATAGGCTCTCTCAAATTGATAATTCTAAAGATACTGTTATGCCCTCCAGGCTAGTCACGAGAAAGTTTAGTCGTATTCCTTTTACTGAATCGGAGCTAATGCTCTCGAGAAAGATAAGTGGCTTGAAACCCAAAGATCAGCATATTGTACTTAGCAACGGCCGTCCTTATTTCCTACCACTGCTTATGACAAGAATTGTAGACAATTTAGATTTGGCCGACCCTTTCTACACATTAAAGCCGAATAACATTTCTCTATCTGAATTCGTGAATGACTATCATAATGTCGTGGATGAAGTCTTAGCAGATATGGACTAAATAATAAATGTATCAGCAAACAAACATTTCGTTACGCTGTGGGTTGGTTAGCTTCTCGACCTGCTCACTCAGTTTGAAATAAGGCATAAAGGTAGCGTATAAGCTCCATTCCGATATAGCAACAGTGATAACCGAGAGTAAGACCAATTGGCGCGGGCTTAGAGCATGTACTGATGGTGCCGCCTCGCCACACTTCATTTCAGGAAACTAAGGGCAATACGCCCTATGCTATACTATGAATAAGGACATTAACGACATCATACCGGACAATAACTACCGATTCCCCGTCGTAGATGTCCTAACATAAAGAATAGGATAACTAATACAGATAACCTATGAAAGGACATTAGATACATGACTAATACACGATCCAACGCATACTACATCAACGAAGTTATAGACAGTGGTATTCTAGCTTCAATCTCTTCAGCTCACGGGCAAGTTTACACGGCATATGTTCGCTACTCTAATGGCGGTGTAAACAACGCATTCCCCTCCCAAGATAAGTTGGCTGGTAATTTAGGACTGGATGTACGCACAATCAGACGAGCAATCAAGGAGCTAAGTAGCCTTGGATATATCAAACAGGTCAGCAGCGGCAAGGGCAAGGGTAGTAAGACCTCCAATCTGTTTACTGTAAACATGCCCAGCCAACTCGGCTTCCCCAAGAGTGCTACGCAAGCTCCAGTCCCGCCTTCAACTACTCCTACACCTGTTCAGCAGCCTAAGCCTCAACCTGCACCCGCAGCAGCTCCAGCACCTACACAGGTCGTACCTGCACCTTCTCCAGCTCCTACACTTCAGTCTGCCTCAATCTTAACGCTTGACCAGATCCAGCAGCTTAAGGATTTACATTGGGGCTTCAATTTAGATAGCCCTTCAATGATTGAGAAGCATCCTACTGTGGATAGCCTTACTCGTTATGTAGAGAAGGTGGTCAGTCCTAGCAAGACTTTCGAGTCCATCTTGTTTGACCTTAAGATTGAGGCACTAGAACCCATCGAAGAAGAGCTACCCTTCTAAGCCTTATCCATATGCCCTCGATCTGCTTTAAGCAGGTTGGGGGCTTCTTGTGTTATGTAAGGTCGTAAACGTAAGCCGCTCTCTTGACAAGTTCTATTCCCGAGCCTATCTTGCCTTATCCCTTCCACAATCGAAACGGAGCAGACACCGACCCGGGTAGGGTAGACGGTAAAAATGTTCTGTAAGTGCGGCGGTGTGTGCCGCACCACACGCGACGAAGAGAAGAAGAGCAGTCGCCACCGACCGACCAAACGGAAGAGCAGGCCAGCCGACGGAGGGGACAAGACGGGGCCACACCGAGAGGGGGCAATAGCCCTCTTGTGAAATAAATTACTTACCTGTAGCGTAAGTGCGTTTAATGCCGTCTGGATCGGCGTTATAGGGAGTAACCCTCGGGAAGATCTGCGAGGCCGCCTAGGGGGCATTCAGCGCCACTACGGGCTATGCCAGCAGACCAGCTCCTAGCAGTCGAAGTACGGTGTCACTGCGGATGCTCTCGCCGGTTGCGGTCCTCCAGATGCTCTTGCCGTTGGTGACATCGAGCGTCAGCAGCTCGTTAGCAGCTAGCAGGGCTTCGAGCGTGGCATAGCGGTCTGACGACCAGCGCATCTTGTTCTTCATGGCCTGCGGGATCTGGTGGGCGATGACCTGGAGCTGCGTCCTGCCTTCCAGGCTGGCCCCTGGGGTGGGTACTGCCGGTGCTGTGGCTGAGGCTGGGGAAGTCGGGACAGTGTTGGACTTGTCCATGCTCCAGTCCCTTCCTGCCAAGGCCTGCGTGAGCAACTCCCCGACCTGAGCCGCTGTCATGCCCTTGAGGCGGTCGTGAACCCATACCGGTGCTCTGACCCGGACTGGCCTGGACTGCTCGTCCTCAGTCAACATGCCGCCGTCCTGGTACTGCCGGAGATTCTTCCAAGTCATGCCCGGATGTTACGCCCGGTTGTCGGTTGTAACAATCGGATTTCTTCGGGTGTAACGCCCATTGATAAAGCTGTTTATCGTCGGGTGGGCACTCTCGACCTCTCCCGCGTCGGGATGACTGGCGGCATCTTGGGCGCACTCCCCAAGAGGGCGGCAGGCAGCCTGGCGTGGCCTTCTGTCAGCTCAGGGTACGGTGTTCCAAGATGACCCGCTTCAGCCCTTCCACGTCCAGCAGGGGCCTGCTCCGGTGAATCATGCGGTGGCAGTTCGCGCACACGACCGCTAAGTCACTGAGCTTAGTCTGGGTTGGCCCTATGT
Proteins encoded in this region:
- a CDS encoding helix-turn-helix domain-containing protein encodes the protein MTNTRSNAYYINEVIDSGILASISSAHGQVYTAYVRYSNGGVNNAFPSQDKLAGNLGLDVRTIRRAIKELSSLGYIKQVSSGKGKGSKTSNLFTVNMPSQLGFPKSATQAPVPPSTTPTPVQQPKPQPAPAAAPAPTQVVPAPSPAPTLQSASILTLDQIQQLKDLHWGFNLDSPSMIEKHPTVDSLTRYVEKVVSPSKTFESILFDLKIEALEPIEEELPF